A section of the Scylla paramamosain isolate STU-SP2022 chromosome 33, ASM3559412v1, whole genome shotgun sequence genome encodes:
- the LOC135089477 gene encoding glutamate receptor-like yields MYIRQVSFNVLEGYAYGKLKDSSSNEWTGTVGALQSGEADLTVSELSITEERLKVVTYTQPIYIISRKLFAATHEDLAKKMLAYTTPTDTALYRRIPANTTGLASILFFIERLQRCYIPTGEKPVSMGVAAGWYMLSALLQQGSNTYPISSAARVIYWVGYSVSLIVYTSYSATLVSHFAVEQPAPLPFSNLRDLSRQSGWDAGCNNNDLFQVTASVGPWLLAV; encoded by the exons atgtacatacgaca agtcagtttCAATGTACTGGAAGGTTATGCCTACGGGAAACTGAAGGACAGCTCAAGCAACGAGTGGACGGGCACGGTAGGAGCTCTGCAGTCAGGGGAAGCTGACCTCACTGTCTCTGAATTGTCCATCACTGAGGAGAGGTTGAAAGTTGTTACCTACACCCAGCCTATCTATATCATCag CCGTAAACTGTTTGCGGCCACCCACGAGGACCTTGCCAAGAAGATGCTTGCCTACACAACCCCAACGGACACAGCTCTGTACCGGCGCATCCCGGCTAACACGACAGGACTCGccagcatcctcttcttcatcgagcGACTCCAGAGGTGCTACATACCCACGGGGGAGAAGCCTGTTAGCATGGGAGTTGCTGCTGGCTGGTACATGTTGTCAGCTCTCCTACAACAAG gctcCAACACCTACCCAATCAGCAGTGCAGCACGGGTAATCTACTGGGTTGGCTACAGTGTGTCCCTCATTGTGTACACATcatactctgccacactggtctcacattttgctgtggagcagcctgcacctctgccattcagcaacctgcgggacctgtctaggcagtcaggctgggatgctggatgcaacaacaatgacctctTCCAAGTGACAGCCTCGGTGGGTCCTTGGCTTCTTGCTGTGTGA
- the LOC135089885 gene encoding uncharacterized protein LOC135089885, producing MVPVVRREAQGKRRTRRKRVKSHKRRRKVERKRKERRRRRKMGKERRKIRRKEMPQKEKSNKKLELTEKPDKGLHLKKHKNQEIYIAFILVYILKGTDTKGKLLGQVATLTSEVSRLESECSSLQVQLDCERDKYNKLLGESLAHEKLSEDVITEPKGETTGLGGTEL from the exons ATGGTGCCAGTAGTC aggagggaagcacaggggaagaggaggacgaggaggaagagagttaagagtcacaagaggaggaggaaggtggaaagaaagaggaaggagaggaggaggaggaggaagatggggaaggaaaggagaaagataagaaggaaggaaatgccgcagaaggagaag agcaataagaaattagaattgacagagaaaccagacaagggactgcatttgaagaagcacaagaaccaagaaatttacatagctttcattttggtttacattctgaaag gtacagataccaaggggaaattgctgggtcaagtggctacactgacatctgaggttagcaggttggagagtgagtgcagcagtcttcaggttcagctagactgtgagagggataagtataacaaactgctgggagaatctcttgctcatgaaaagttgtctgaagatgtcataactgaaccaaaag gagaaacaacaggattgggaggaactgagctttaa